The Blastopirellula sediminis sequence GCTTCAATCGATGATTGCCGCTCATCCCCAGGTCGCGACGACGGTACAGTTGACATTGTTCCATACTTACGTTCCGGACTGGATTCGCAGTTGGAACATGGAAGTCGGCTACATCGAGGACGCCGACCAGTGGGATATGGGGCTTCCGGTCGTTTGGTCGGAGCAAGAGTTTCACGAGTTTCTGCGGGAGTTTGTTGCGAAGGCCTACAGCAAGGTCGCTGAGAAGTCGCCAAATGCGTCGCACATACTCGACAAACATCCCGCCTATCGAGAGCACGTCGAGGATATCAATCTTCTGCTTCCGAATGCGAAGTTTATCCATGTTATTCGCGATGGACGCGACGTCGCGCTATCACTGATCGCAGCAAAGAAGGGCCTGGGCTGGGGATTCTCGTCTGTTCGGGAAGCGGCGGAGGCGTGGGCGAGATTCGTACGAAGAGGTCAGGAAGCTACGAAATATGGCGAGCGATACGTTGAAGTCCGTTACGAAGACTTGAAGACCGACGGCGTTGCGACGCTCCAGTCGGTATTTGAGTTTTGCGGATTGGCGGCGTCGGAAGAAGAGGTTGGGCGAATTCTCGAAGATCACCAATTCGAACGGATGAAGCGAAATCGCCAAACGCCTGACGCGACGCGAAATGCGCCAGCAGCGCATTATCGAAAAGGCGCTAGCGGTCAATGGAAAGAAGGTTACTCGGCAGTTCAACGCGGAGAGTTTCACCAGATCGCAGGGGGCCTTTTATGCGAACTAGGCTATGCGGAGCCTGGCTGGTGGTATCAAAGCCGCATCGAATGGATGTTCGTGAAGGCGGTATTGTTGGCCAAGTCGGGGCTCAGCGTTGTGCGAAAATTGATTAGCTGGGTCGGACGAACTGTGTTGGGGTAGTGACGATTGTCGCCAACGCGGCGATACGAAGAACAGGCGAACGCTATTCGTCGCTTCAAGGAAAATGAGACGTGGATTGGCATTCATTTTGGGACGTATACCCGAACCGATTCGGCGATGGCAATTTGCTTCGCCAAGTTGGAAAGACCGTGAAAGGGGTTCCCATTTCGGAAAGCCAACTGCAGAGCCTGGTTCAAGACGTCATTGGGAAATTGGATTTGCAGAAGGACGATTTCCTGTTGGACCTTTGCTGCGGAAACGGGCTGCTGACGAAAGAACTTGCG is a genomic window containing:
- a CDS encoding sulfotransferase family protein: MTRSAELADSGAQENVTRQSGSEDQSWRDVLNREFLFIIGSDRSGTTWLQSMIAAHPQVATTVQLTLFHTYVPDWIRSWNMEVGYIEDADQWDMGLPVVWSEQEFHEFLREFVAKAYSKVAEKSPNASHILDKHPAYREHVEDINLLLPNAKFIHVIRDGRDVALSLIAAKKGLGWGFSSVREAAEAWARFVRRGQEATKYGERYVEVRYEDLKTDGVATLQSVFEFCGLAASEEEVGRILEDHQFERMKRNRQTPDATRNAPAAHYRKGASGQWKEGYSAVQRGEFHQIAGGLLCELGYAEPGWWYQSRIEWMFVKAVLLAKSGLSVVRKLISWVGRTVLG